The following nucleotide sequence is from Pangasianodon hypophthalmus isolate fPanHyp1 chromosome 8, fPanHyp1.pri, whole genome shotgun sequence.
gaagtggaaacgtattagagcgagggCATTGATAGAAACCTGCGATTTGCTTTGCAGCTGAAACTCCTGTctgaatcaagaattcaacagcactgtcgTATAAACATCATTCATTTATGCGACAGGTAGTAAGCATAACACAGCAGTGACATTTAACTCAAAACATGCTTATGTGCTATTTAtagatgtttttaataaatcgTATGTGAAGTGCAGAGATGCTGGtttgcacacaggatgtttttcctctctgcagagtgagagaaagagatgagtcTGGCACCTTCGCCTTGTCAGTGATGTATGGAAAGACCGTGTACCATTATCAGATCCTTCACGATAAATCAGGCAAATACTCCATGCCGGAAGGCACCAAGTTTGACACCGTGTGGCAGGTCAGTGGACAAACGCTGCATGAAAAAGTCTTCTTTTTGACACGTAGAGCTTAAATATAATGCTGCAGTTCCACATTGTGAGTGCAGAACAGATGCTTATGGCTGTTTTGACTGTTGTAGCTGGTTGAGTATCTGAAAATGAAGCCCGACGGTCTGGTCACGTTACTGCGGGAACCCTGCCTGAACCAGAACAGCGCAAACCGTAAGAACTCATAAATATGTTTgttagaatgcacaacacattcaCGTATCCATATATACGTGTACAAGGCATCACGTAACATCATGCTGTTGAGGTTGTGCTTCTAAACACAGGGCAAAAAGACGTTAAATCGGAATCGTCCAGCACAATTATctgaatatatattatatattatatatatattatattacaatacgatatgatatgatatactGTGTGCTATTCTACAGAATGACTAACGTGAGAACATTTACAGGTCTAACGTAGTGGAACAGAACAGGGTGGAAATACAGAGGAAAGATTAGAGCTAGTATCAGCAAGACTATTCAGCGTGGTACATTAATGGTTGACCtttcatcatatttttaaatcgctatatctaaatatttacaaactatAAAATTGACTTGAATTTCTGGCTAATTTGGCGTAACAGTGTGGAATGAAACATGCAgagtgtaataataaaacaccaccaaaaaaaaaaaaaaatcacttatgCCAGAtatgatgtctgtgtgtgtgtatatacacacatatatatatatatatatatatgtatatatatatatatatatatatatatatatatatatacgagaAACATACTCATAAAAATAAAGACCAGGGTGTcttatgtatttacatatagGACGAAATGTAAAATTAGGAACAGACACAAAACTACGAAATACAGCCGAATAAAATGAACTATCCATGAAAAGTGAGAGtttattaaagattaattaaGGATTGAAGTTCATTAAGTCCAACGTTATGAGCAGGAGTTTGTGTATTGAGGAAAATGGCGGACATTTTGAGCAGCACATGTCTTTGAAGTGCAAAACACAGTTTCAGATGAGTTGCTTCATTTTATCTTGTCATCACGGCGGAGGAAAAGGCGGTTTCAGtgataaaactgtaaataattctttatttttttcgaAACACACCTCCTTTAACCAGTTAGTGATCAGGACACAGACGCTAGTTTACATCACTGACCTTGTGCACATGTGGACAATCCAGAGAAATCTTACGAAGATACCAGAATAGATCAACCATCGTatcccttcttcttcttcctcttcttctttctcttcctcttcttcttcttcctcttcttcttcttcttcttcctcttcttcttcctcttcctcttcttcttcttcctcttcttcttcttgctctttttttttcttcttcttcttcttcctcttcttcttcctcttcttcttctttctcttcttcttcctcttcctcttcttcttcttgctcttttttttcttcttcttcttcctcttcttcttcttcttcttcttcttcttcctcttttttcttcttcttcttctaactCTCATCTAGATGTTCCTCCTTTTCCTTCAACTCATCATTTGTCATCTcctcactgtttttctttttctcctcctccctTCTTTCTCATAATTCTCCTTCTCCTGCTTCTACACCTCCTTTTtatctcttctcttcctctttctcctccttcttttcTCACACTACTCTTTCCTCTTCATTCGTTTTCTTCACCTTCTCATCTAccccttttctccttctttttcttctccttcaaCTCATAATTTTTTCAGCCTCgtgtctctttctcctcctccatcttcttctcttttatcttcttcttcttcttctagtcCTCCTCTTCTGTCTACACCACCTTCTCCTCCTCATTCTCCTTCTTCTACTCCACCCTTTAGCCCTTTAATTCCTCttaccctcctcctcctcctcctcttttccttcttctccatctcctttatttttttcatcctACTCGTTTcctcttctttcatttttatcacCTCATTTCCTCCTTCTGTTTCTTCTCCCCTTCTCCTTCACCTACTCTTCTCGTCATCTTCTTCTCACctactcttcttcttctcatgctttgttttctttcagctACTCCATCTTTTTTCCTTACCTTCTATTACTCCTCCTGATTCTTCATCTTCTATTCCTCCTCCTTCTACTCTAGCTTCTTCGACTCCTCCATTTACCTGTTcgtttccttcttcttttcccacaattctttttctctttctcttcgtctcactttttttctccttcttctttttctcaccccgctcttcttttattttcttctcattcttGCCTACCTTTTCCTCCgtcttttttcctccatttatACTTCAGTTCATCATCATTGTtcatcttttcctctttctttttctcctcttcccTTCTTTTTCCTCATTATCCATATTCTACTTCTACTCCTcttccatcttcttcttcttcttcttttattccTCCTCTGTCTACTCCaccttctcctctttctcctccttctccctctcctccattttctcactttattctttcatccaattttttttttcatttacctttttctttcttctgtgtCCTCTCCTGGTCATCCTTGTTTTCGTTCTCATCCTCCATCTATTCCTCGTCCTTTGACTCTACCTTCTTCCACTCCTCCATCTACCCCTCTTTACCTTCTCATTCTCCGTCACAttcttctccatctcctcttctccctctttaCCTCCTTGTTCTTTTTCTCACCCTACTCTTTCCTCATattttcctctttgtttttctctttctctgtattcttcctgtttcttcttcttcttcttcttgattttctttttttttttactccaccTTCTCCTCATTCTCCTTATCCTGCTTCTACTCCTCCTTTTATCCCTCCTTGTCATCTCCTCTTCTCCCTGTCTTCctcctctgtctttttctcacCCTGCTacatatttcttcttctttttcctttcctggTCCTCTTTCCCCCCTGCCTTCTTCACTTTATCCTTATTTAAACTCCCTTGGGCGGTGTGATGCCTGAATCAGGTCTTAAAGGTCTCACTAATTATCCGAGGAGTTTAAgaacatgaaaaacacaaacactgctgtTGCCAGGAGTGGGATTGAGGAATTGCTGCCATGCGTTATGTTTTATGAGTTATTTAAGcgtgtgtctctgtttgtgtctgtttttctcttcagAGACTCCAGCCGTGCCTGCATCGGTACGTATGGTGTTTATCACTGCTTATGATCTTAACATAAATTAGAGATGCACACAGTTCaaactgtgtgcatgtgtgtgtgcatgtgtgtgggtgtttgtgtgggtgtgtgtttgtttgtttgttttgtcttatcTCTCTTgcgctcttttttttccagaggagAGCCAGAACTAATGGCTACACACCGCCCCctgaaggtgagtgtgtgttaacacAACACTTACTGTAAAAACATGGCTGAACATATGATGAAATGATTATCCGTGTAAATTAACTGCTGAAATGTATGTCAGTGttttgaaaaatattatttacaccacagcactgttgagttctgcactctgattggtcagaaggttgattaattttctataacagcagctctgactgtagtgcagctgcaaatcacaggtttatattaacgttcTAACACATTGACCTttctatcgtttctatagtttcttttcttctcttctgcttcttctcctccttttaCCCCTGCTCCTTCTTCTTGTCCTTCTCCTACTCgtccattttcttttccttctccctctctccctcttccttaTTTTTTCTCacccttctctttctttttcttctttcttctttttctctttcgaCTCCTTctactgatcttttttttttacatttcttttccttcttcttttgcTTCCCTTCCATCATCTTCCCATTTTCCACTTTCTACTCCTCCTCTTATACTTGATagttccattttatttattatttcatttgtatgtatgtaggtatgtatgtatgtatgtatgtatgtatgtatgtatgtattattattattattattattattattattattattattattatttccagtTCCTGGAGCGTGTAAGACTCTGACCTCGGGGCTGATGGACCGTCAGGCTCTGCCGATGGACAGCGATGAGTTCGTCAGCCCGTACGCCGATCCGAAGGAGCTCCAGGACAAGACGCTCTTCATTAAGCGTGATAAGCTGATGGTGGACGAGGTGGAGCTTGGATCGGGAAACTTCGGCTGCGTGAAGAAAGGCGTCTATAAGATGAAGAGGTGAGAGCTGTGGACCGATGCAGCAGTAACCTATGGGAGTGCTTTGAGAAAGATGAATCTGGGTCTGGTGTTTACTggcactttctctttctcagcaAACACATCGACGTAGCCATAAAGGTTCTGAAGAGTGAGAACGAGAAGGCGGTGAAGGACGAGATGATGCGTGAGGCCGAGATCATGCACCAGCTGGATAACCCCTACATAGTGCGCATGATCGGCCTGTGCCAGGCGGAGGCTCTGATGCTGGTGATGGAAATGGCACCTGCCGGGCCTCTCAACAAATTCCTCTCCAGCAGGAAGTAAGGACGTGTTCATGTTGCTGAGTTAACTGAATAACCTTCCATTCAAATGCATTCTACTTTGGGTTCCAGCTTTTCCAGGATCCTAAACAAAATTCTGTTTGGAAATGTCATCTCCTTTGGTAGCTAGTTATAAGTGTAACGAATGGTTCAGTGGATCAGCTCAACTTTATTACAAGCAATAGTAGTGGCTACATTTAATTACATGTTTATTCATGGTGTAATATCAACAACTGTGTAAAACTGAACCATTTAAAATGAGGAAACATGAGAAATGCAGTGAAaatgtttgatgaaaaaaaaagattcaatgCAAATCTGCAGGAACCcctaaaaaaatgtacacacaaacagtaaGCTGCAAAGTGAGGAGTACACTGATTCATCTCAGATTTATGGACTTGATATTAAATGCAGTTATACCACAAACTTAAATGTAAGCTAGCAAAGTAAATtgtctaatatactgtatgtatgtgtatatacatatatatatatacatatatatatatatatatatatatatatatatatatatatatatatatatatatatatatatgaaaatgatcaactttggagtggtaacagtgactccacttCATATCAATCTGGAAACATCATGCCATCAACGTGCCATTTCATTTGAAATTGGTATGggacttattttttaaattaaataaaattaatcttaCCATAAAAACATCTGCTCAATCTTATGTATCAGTCCAAATCTAAATATTTTagtaggttttatttatttatttttttttacagttgtgcatttgtatgtgttttgcCAGAGATCAGGTGTCGGTGGATAACGTGGTGGAGCTGATGCACCAGGTCTCATTGGGGATGAAGTATTTAGAGGAGAAGAACTTCGTGCACAGAGATTTGGCAGCTCGAAATGTGCTGCTGGTCAACCAACATTATGCCAAGATCAGCGACTTCGGCCTCTCCAAAGCGCTCGGCGCAGACGATAACTATTACAAGGTGAAGCGCGGCTCGGCCTGTGTGCACATCGTAGCATGTTGaaaattatttagcattattGTATGTTGCAGTGAGCAAGATAATGATACTGACATGTTTTGCACCATTAGAAACCACAAAGAGCAATGTGTGGGTGGAAAAAATTGAGACCAACAtccgtgtttgtgtttgtatgtttgtgtaggCACGCACATTAGGCAAATGGCCTCTAAAATGGTACGCTCCAGAGTGCATCATGTACCACAAGTTCTCCAATAAAGGCGATGTGTGGAGCTTTGGGGTTACCATGTGGGAGGCGTTTTCCTATGGAGGAAAACCTTACAAGGTATTTATATTAAGAGCGTGATTATGTACAGCTGTTCCACAATAAGAAAatctgaatattaaaaaaaaaaacacaacatttttgGTACTTAACCGTCATGGATTCCCTCTTCACATTGCAGTTCCTGTGGCGATAAACTTCATGTGTTCCTGTTTATGTTTGTTTCTTGATTTTGtgcacctgttttgtgttagttCATGATTAGTTTGTCTGTTGTGTCTTAGTCCCAGTTTGAAGTCTCATTGTGCATTTGTATGTTGAAGTCTGAGGCTTGTTTTCCTGTTCTGGTTTCCTGGTTTTGTATTTCGCTTGTTTTTCTTGCTCATTGAATACAGATTATCATTGTTTGTATCCTTCTCTGACCTCTGCATGGAATAATGATGACCATATTTGGTTTGCCCTTAATAAACAACATGCTGGTATGCTACAggtaaaaatacagagaaaggtCTTACCACATTGTTTTGATAAGCTCTTGAAGACTAAGAGTGATGTTTTTAACaagactattaaaaaaaatacactttatagttgaatgcaaaagtttaaATACCCCctggacaaaatgaagaaggtCATAAATTGAATATACATCAACAAGACAGTTAAATGTCACAGATGTTCCCTCATTATCACAATGatcaaaaatggtcaaataggGTCTTaagaaatttaaattatatcagtttaaagggttgcatctCCCTTTTTGAAAGTGAATCACATTGGAGAGAGATGGTTAGAGTATccaaaatcataaatattaaacaaagcAAGGTCACAATAATCAAAAGAGCATCACTCAGAATTATATGAATGAGgtagttggcaagacttcgcttTGATATAGAAGATTTCATTGCTGCGTCCCAATTCGCCTACTATCCGTACTAAATAGTATctgagattagaattagtgtgtcccacatcgtagtatgttgaaatgaggaTCCCAAAGGTACCGGGAAGATCTTCTATTTCCGGTAGATTTTTGAGATGTGGATCCGTGGACACTTTCAGCTAATATTGCTCACATCTCCTGAAGggggaggagttttgtgacggtTATAATGTAGGAcgcattttagagaggtgtaaatggaatgtggaaaaataaatcaagggaatggtaaattaaatgatatagtataaattatataatgaatgaagaaaagccgAAATGCAACAAGGAGTTTGTTTATTGTGAGAGCGTGCGTAACTAGGCGGCGACGTTTTCTTCTGTAACATGACGCGTTAGTATGTCGCGGTACTtgcatactcttttgctacacactcaaaagtatgtattttttcttcataaaaagagtacatacttttaaTGCATAGTATAAGTAGGTGAATTGGGATGCAACAGtagtttatttgtataaatatggCGAGAACAGGAAGTGTAACTGGATATAACTGAAGAACTGCATTAGTATTCAGGAGACAGAGACCTCTGGTGGCTGGGAGGGGTGTCACCGGGAGCTGCTGTGACAacgtgatataaatattctttttaataACGTGTATGCCATTCTATAACTGCCTCCAATTTATTCATATCCTCTGGAACAGCTTTTGGATCCTCTCGGATGTATTTTGCCCCTACTGTATGCCCCCAACCCTGCATAAATCTTCCTGACGTATCTGTTATAACTCACACACTACTTTCATAAAATTGTgcctgatttttaaaatgtttctcctTATTTTGTTCCAGGAGGCACCCATAGTTCTTTTTTTAGTaggtaaattgtaaaatagaaggtttttttttttaattcaaaacttttcaaaaaagttttttcaccAGACTGTAGAGGTTTCCATAACCCACTAACTCGCCCTTGCTGATGTATAATATCTTCACTGTAAGCCAATACGTTAATCCATGATAACGGGTTTTGTAGTTATCAAACTGCTAAGTTGcttgcaaacttttttttttttgcttgcagaAAATGAAGGGTCCCGAGGTGATCAGCTTCCTCCAGAACGGCAGTCGCATGGACAGTCCAGCTGGCTGCCCAGAGCCCATGTACGAGCTGATGAAAGAATGCTGGACATTCAAGTACGTGAGCTTCATTAGTTATTGTCTTGTAACATGGAAATAATAATGCTGTTGTTACACTGAAATGGAAGTGCTAAGAATGAACTGGTCTTTACAAACAAAACCTGctaaagaaattattattataatgttaataattataacaGGAGTTTTTACCTGGTCCCCTTTCTGACAGGGGAATATTCTGGACTAGGACTCAAGTCAAAGAACCTAAAACGTACACTGCGAATGTGTCCATGCGAATCCTTGGGCACTTTTTGATATCCTGGGTTTTGTCCCTGCCATTAGTGTCGTTCTTTACaatgttttataccacagcacttctgaattcatgattctgattggtcaaaaggtgttgatgaattttcaaTAATACCTAACACAatagcgtttctatagtaaccagtTAAACACGGACATCCCATGGACGGtctacataaatggattaaaaacatgtcagtgctttgttacagtctgtaaagctgtaagttttttttttgacgtcttcaggacagagaagtgctttgcggtttctctgtaatatgacaagctgcgagatttttttgttttattaacttcaagagagaaataaagagaggtgACGAGAGAAatactggtgagggaacgactgtttatagctgctacaacataagtgagaacaaaaactaacttgtttcatcgacattccacaacattaaatgcgaCTATacgctgattttttttttctttttttttttttaagcacaatGTATTGTATCATGTACCGAtgagaaaaataacacaaattgATCTGGTGTTTAACTGATcacatgttgttgtttttttaacccaTGTCTATATGGTTCtagatttaaacatttaactttttttaagaTTGTAGCTTGGAATTTAATTAGCAGAGAAAGATGTAACTGCATATCTGGGTATGTCTGTACtattataattatgtaattgtagttgttgccatggtgacaaAAAAATTGAATCTATTCCATTTTTTGATATAGTAATGCagcttaggttttttttttttgcttatactTTGTATctgtgtcacttcctgtttaccaTGACTTTTCAAACCATGATGACATGCTTGTGAACCttctgaatgtttttaaaaccCTGTTGGATTAGAGATTGGTTTATGATTATTGGATGATTCAGTGATGTAGATGTGAATTTTAAACTATCTGTGAGATAGTTTGCGtttctggtcatgtgacctgtcaGAGAAAACGCAAACACAGGAACACTACTTTTTAGAAGTAAGATATTCTTTACATAGTACAGATATTTAGCAGTTTATCAGAGTTATAGACACGTTTTTAACAGAAGTTGTAAAGAtcttaaaatgcaaattaaaaaataatcatatgaAAAAGGTGCAAATGAACTTATAATgtgtagtttttaaaaatatttagttttgctATTGGCATTATTAGTGAAACAGTCAAATAAACAGAGTTAAATAGATTTTGGGAGTGAttttaaagtgatttatttttttccctgtgctCAGAGCATTATTTTTCCAGGGTAAGGTTGACATTTGCATGGAATTACCCAGAGTGGTTTATTTTTAGCaaagtgtgtttcagtcagAAGAATGTGAAAGTCATTTTgcattctttctcttctctgcaGGTATGAAGACAGGCCAGGCTTCGTGAAAGTGGAGGAGAAGATGAGGACCTACTATTACTCCATTTCTAAGAAGAATGCCACTGAGGCAAATGGAGAGGCAGAGAAACCGGATAATTAGCAGCTCAGCTCTgaaagtttaatgtttttttttcaccaggaATTAGTAACAGCATGATGTGTTAAATCTTGTGTGTGAAAGAAGGCACAGAAATACAAAATCTACGCAGATTCGTCGCATTAGCCTGTTACAGGACTCGCTGTGCTTCAGAGCTCGAAATGTCCAAGCGAAAGCTTTGTGTTTATGAAATACATgaaggcgttttttttttttttttttttttaaatcacatcgTCTTTGACATAATGATGCAAGTTTTTCTTTCTAAGAATGAACATCTTGCTCTAGTCTTGCGTGTCTTTGCCACGTCATCGTTTTTCCTGGAACTCTGCAGCTATGATATGTGGtaaagctgaaaaacaaaaatggcatTTATGAAGTCATTTAATGCTGATGTTTGGTGGTCAATAATAAAGTCTTCTTAGTTCATGTAAGAAATTTTGCAGATTGGGATTTTGGTCAAATCCAAAATTTCAgtcaaatgttttaataaatatcttTTACGTGTGTGAAttcctgtgtttttgttgttgttgttgttgttgttgttgttaggaattgtcatacatacatacttttttttttaaataaactatgcaaatacagtgtgtgtgaatggttttAATGCACAGGTTGGTGATGATATACAGAGTTTGTATTGCTTTTCcaaattttaacaattttacaTCATTTGTTAGGTAAATAATCACACCTTTTCCATCTTAACAGAGATTAACATTCTGTGttttaatcaatcaataaatgtaagatcaatttttaaaaaactcatcTTTTCCAACTTCCTTTTATACTCACCCAATGACTGATTTGCATTCCATctcataattttatataaacatgtatttttctttattattctttattattcctaattttttactttacttgtattctgtgtgttttattatttttccttttattattacaattattacatGGTTTTATATGCTTTGACGTGTTTGTATAGTGTCCTGGGGTACCCTTATATACAATATGCTATTATTATAATAGATttaaaataagacaataaaataaagcaaattcaCTATTTCATATGCATTACATCCATGTCTTGTTTGTACTCAtacctgatctctctctctcacacacacacacacacacctgagcaaaaaatgtgtttttgtgtactTTTACTGTTCCTCAGAAAAATATCGATATATGCAAGATTGGTCATttcagatacactatatggtcaaaagtaagTAGACACCTGAGTTTTGAAATTCCAATTCCAAACCCATGGATATAAATATTGAGTTGTTCcccctttcctgttataataagctccactcttctgggaagtctttccactagatgttggagcgtggctgtggggatttgtgattccattcagctacaagagcattagtgaggtcaggcgctgatatTACAGTAGGTGaagaggtctggggttcagtcggtgttccagttcatcccaaaggtgttcagtggggttgaggtcagggctctgtgcaggacactcgagttcttccactccgatCTTAACACACcctggagctcgctttgtgcacaggggcattgtcatgctggaacaggtttgagcctcttagttccagtgaagggaaattgttaagctacagcacacaaagacattctatacaattgtgtgcttccagctttgtggcaacagtttggggaagaaccacatatgggtgtgacggtcaggggggcacatacttttggccttatagtgtattaATTTGTCTGACATGCTCAAAGCCAATAAGGCAAACCAAGAGTACATCTACTGCTATGTTACTAAACACATGGGTTAAGCTTTTTTTCATGGCTGAGAAGCATACAGCAAATTCAAACCCGTTACTCTTGTACTCTTAGTCACATTGGCTCCATCCCAAATCACTCTCTGCTCCCTCTGTATATAAGTGCGTCACCCTGCGTGTGAAGCAGTGGTATTTCcgccctacgtagtgcactctGTTTCCACCAGGGAGCCATTTTTGAGATGGAGTGTGTACAGTACGGCTGCGTGACGTTGTCATGAGAGGAAGTGGACTTTGTTCAGTGGGTTTACACCGAGGCGCTTGTTGCTCTCTTTAACAAACTCTAAACATATCAAAAGCTTCCTAACTGTCTATGAATAGCGGCTGTGCTAACCAGAACAACACCACAGGAGTTATTGGGGTATCAATAATGTAGCTTTCGGAGTTGATGGACATTTTTTACAGAGCTCTTCGCGGATAAATTAGATTTAACAGCGTCCAAAAGGCGGTAACATCAAAGCGGAAGTAGAAAGTATCCGACGCTGCTCGGTAAGTTGCCTTCAACTTCTGTAGACGGAAATGTTGCTTATTAACAGCTAATTAGGACGCTGTTACAAGTTTAAAGCTTTCATTTGTTTCAGAAAATGGCTCTTGTGTTGTTTGTAAGAAAAGGAAACGCCTTTTTTTGTCAGCAAAACGcgtggttttatttttcttccacaCCCGAAAATCCACACACAGCTCACATCCAGTTTACATTTGAAGCTTAAATCCGCCATTGCTCTTTCTGGAAAAAGGGTAAATTCTGAATGCTGATTATCATTTAGCAGAATTACAGATGGACAGGTTTGCTGTGACACCCAACAGGTAGTTATTTTCCCTGAAGCAGTGCAGAAACGCCCAGATAATATTCATATAAAGACACAAACTCAGCATTAAACCTCTAGCAGTTACAAACTGTAGTAAAATCCCTGGTTGTTGTTGACTGTATGCCTCTTGTACTGACTTGCAGGGGAATTTAGGTAATTTGAGACATAagaaagtttgttttctttaaatatctttcattttaatttctttaactGATACTATACTGCTTAGGATTTCAGAAATACATAATGTGATGGGTACTGACAAGTATTTCTCACAGGATGGGTCAGTAAAGTGTCAAAAAGTGGGCCATAATGCCTGAATTCATcctactgttattttatatatatatatatatatatatatatataaacaagttttaaaaaaaatatttcgaAGCACGCATCACACCTGGTATAACGGAtgaggcaggacacaagtgtgtaaactgTGCGTCTTATTAAAGGTAATATTAGATGATAAAGgtaattttttaacattaaaacaggattaaaaatgaaaaatgcacaaGGGTCAACAGCAGGAAACACAGAaggagagaacaaaacagattttacaGACAAAAGGCATCATAAGACCTAATAATGTATCACGGTGATACACAAAGGATATAAG
It contains:
- the LOC113534995 gene encoding tyrosine-protein kinase ZAP-70, coding for MIDPAAELPFFYGSISRSDAEQYLKLAGMGDGLFLLRQCLRSLGGYVLSLVWNLEFYHYPVEKQLNGTYCIAGGKAHCGPAELCEYYSKDADGLVCVLKKPCLRSAETPIKPGVFENLRDNMLREYVRQTWNLEGEAMEQAIISQAPQLEKLIATTAHEKMPWYHGRVPRQEGERRLYTGSQPDGKFLVRERDESGTFALSVMYGKTVYHYQILHDKSGKYSMPEGTKFDTVWQLVEYLKMKPDGLVTLLREPCLNQNSANQTPAVPASRRARTNGYTPPPEVPGACKTLTSGLMDRQALPMDSDEFVSPYADPKELQDKTLFIKRDKLMVDEVELGSGNFGCVKKGVYKMKSKHIDVAIKVLKSENEKAVKDEMMREAEIMHQLDNPYIVRMIGLCQAEALMLVMEMAPAGPLNKFLSSRKDQVSVDNVVELMHQVSLGMKYLEEKNFVHRDLAARNVLLVNQHYAKISDFGLSKALGADDNYYKARTLGKWPLKWYAPECIMYHKFSNKGDVWSFGVTMWEAFSYGGKPYKKMKGPEVISFLQNGSRMDSPAGCPEPMYELMKECWTFKYEDRPGFVKVEEKMRTYYYSISKKNATEANGEAEKPDN